A genomic window from Populus nigra chromosome 7, ddPopNigr1.1, whole genome shotgun sequence includes:
- the LOC133699732 gene encoding histidine-containing phosphotransfer protein 2-like isoform X1, translating into MVDGVAKNHVSKQSSTPVIIWDGLGCQRFCYAGNLVHKRFCIFLSTRPRGRFILQPETPPKRTKMGGSNVWQEQRNFVKSLHEQGILDSHFDEILDLPRESPQFVIDLVSTFCSDAENAIAALIRYLNEPDINYSRVIDQVHQIRGASSCIGGHRMALACRELRYACEDKDKDRCLAALGKTKDEYQILKEKFNIILQMERTMISGESKRGRQ; encoded by the exons ATGGTTGATGGTGTGGCAAAGAATCACGTGTCAAA ACAAAGTTCAACTCCTGTTATCATTTGGGATGGACTGGGTTGCCAAAGGTTTTGCTATGCTGGCAATTTAGTTCACAAAAG GTTTTGTATTTTCTTGTCAACGAGACCGCGAGGAAGATTCATTCTACAGCCCGAGACGCCTCCAAAGAG AACGAAAATGGGGGGTTCTAATGTTTGGCAAGAGCAAAGGAACTTTGTCAAGAGTTTGCATGAGCAG GGGATATTGGACAGTCATTTTGATGAAATCCTTGATTTACCTAGAGAGAGCCCTCAGTTTGTGATTGATTTGGTCAGCACATTCTGCAGTGATGCTGAAAATGCCATAGCAGCATTGATCAGATACTT AAATGAACCTGATATCAACTATTCCAGAGTTATTGACCAAGTTCACCAGATCAGAGGCGCTAGCTCTTG TATTGGTGGCCATAGGATGGCCCTTGCTTGTCGTGAGCTCCGATATGCTTGTGAAGACAAGGACAAGGACAG GTGCCTTGCAGCTTTAGGCAAGACCAAGGATGAATATCAAATTTTGAAGGAGAAGTTCAATATCATCTTGCAG ATGGAGAGAACTATGATTTCCGGTGAATCTAAAAGAGGCCGACAATAG
- the LOC133699732 gene encoding histidine-containing phosphotransfer protein 2-like isoform X2, whose amino-acid sequence MVDGVAKNHVSKFCIFLSTRPRGRFILQPETPPKRTKMGGSNVWQEQRNFVKSLHEQGILDSHFDEILDLPRESPQFVIDLVSTFCSDAENAIAALIRYLNEPDINYSRVIDQVHQIRGASSCIGGHRMALACRELRYACEDKDKDRCLAALGKTKDEYQILKEKFNIILQMERTMISGESKRGRQ is encoded by the exons ATGGTTGATGGTGTGGCAAAGAATCACGTGTCAAA GTTTTGTATTTTCTTGTCAACGAGACCGCGAGGAAGATTCATTCTACAGCCCGAGACGCCTCCAAAGAG AACGAAAATGGGGGGTTCTAATGTTTGGCAAGAGCAAAGGAACTTTGTCAAGAGTTTGCATGAGCAG GGGATATTGGACAGTCATTTTGATGAAATCCTTGATTTACCTAGAGAGAGCCCTCAGTTTGTGATTGATTTGGTCAGCACATTCTGCAGTGATGCTGAAAATGCCATAGCAGCATTGATCAGATACTT AAATGAACCTGATATCAACTATTCCAGAGTTATTGACCAAGTTCACCAGATCAGAGGCGCTAGCTCTTG TATTGGTGGCCATAGGATGGCCCTTGCTTGTCGTGAGCTCCGATATGCTTGTGAAGACAAGGACAAGGACAG GTGCCTTGCAGCTTTAGGCAAGACCAAGGATGAATATCAAATTTTGAAGGAGAAGTTCAATATCATCTTGCAG ATGGAGAGAACTATGATTTCCGGTGAATCTAAAAGAGGCCGACAATAG
- the LOC133699732 gene encoding histidine-containing phosphotransfer protein 2-like isoform X3, translated as MLYRFCIFLSTRPRGRFILQPETPPKRTKMGGSNVWQEQRNFVKSLHEQGILDSHFDEILDLPRESPQFVIDLVSTFCSDAENAIAALIRYLNEPDINYSRVIDQVHQIRGASSCIGGHRMALACRELRYACEDKDKDRCLAALGKTKDEYQILKEKFNIILQMERTMISGESKRGRQ; from the exons ATGTTGTACAG GTTTTGTATTTTCTTGTCAACGAGACCGCGAGGAAGATTCATTCTACAGCCCGAGACGCCTCCAAAGAG AACGAAAATGGGGGGTTCTAATGTTTGGCAAGAGCAAAGGAACTTTGTCAAGAGTTTGCATGAGCAG GGGATATTGGACAGTCATTTTGATGAAATCCTTGATTTACCTAGAGAGAGCCCTCAGTTTGTGATTGATTTGGTCAGCACATTCTGCAGTGATGCTGAAAATGCCATAGCAGCATTGATCAGATACTT AAATGAACCTGATATCAACTATTCCAGAGTTATTGACCAAGTTCACCAGATCAGAGGCGCTAGCTCTTG TATTGGTGGCCATAGGATGGCCCTTGCTTGTCGTGAGCTCCGATATGCTTGTGAAGACAAGGACAAGGACAG GTGCCTTGCAGCTTTAGGCAAGACCAAGGATGAATATCAAATTTTGAAGGAGAAGTTCAATATCATCTTGCAG ATGGAGAGAACTATGATTTCCGGTGAATCTAAAAGAGGCCGACAATAG